In one Lachnospiraceae bacterium GAM79 genomic region, the following are encoded:
- the fsa gene encoding fructose-6-phosphate aldolase — protein sequence MKFFIDTANVDDIRKANDMGVICGVTTNPSLIAKEGRDFNEVIKEITTIVDGPISGEVKATTVDAEGMIKEGREIAAIHPNMVVKIPMTVEGLKAVKVLSAEGIKTNVTLIFTANQALLAARAGASYVSPFLGRLDDISTTGINLIEDIVTIFDNYDLDTEIIAASVRNPIHVTDCALAGAHIATVPYKVIEQMTKHPLTDQGIAKFQADYKAVFGE from the coding sequence ATGAAATTTTTTATTGATACTGCAAATGTAGATGACATCAGAAAAGCAAACGACATGGGAGTTATCTGTGGTGTAACAACCAACCCATCCCTGATCGCAAAAGAAGGCAGAGATTTTAATGAAGTTATCAAAGAGATCACAACGATCGTAGATGGCCCTATCAGTGGAGAAGTTAAGGCAACAACTGTAGATGCAGAAGGCATGATCAAAGAAGGCAGAGAGATCGCAGCGATCCATCCAAACATGGTTGTTAAGATCCCTATGACAGTAGAAGGCTTAAAGGCAGTTAAAGTATTATCAGCAGAAGGAATCAAGACAAATGTAACTCTGATCTTTACAGCAAATCAGGCACTTCTTGCAGCAAGAGCAGGCGCATCTTATGTATCTCCATTCCTTGGAAGACTGGATGATATCAGCACAACAGGTATCAACCTGATCGAAGATATCGTAACAATATTTGATAATTATGATTTAGACACAGAGATTATTGCAGCTTCTGTAAGAAATCCAATCCACGTTACAGACTGTGCTCTGGCAGGCGCACATATCGCAACTGTACCATACAAAGTAATCGAGCAGATGACAAAGCACCCATTAACAGATCAGGGTATTGCAAAATTTCAGGCAGATTATAAGGCAGTATTTGGCGAATAA